The stretch of DNA GTATGAAGGCGATCGTCCTTGCTGCCGGAGTGGGGAAGCGCCTCTGGCCGGTGACCCAGCATAAACCGAAATGCCTGATTGAAATCGGGGGACAGACGTTGCTGTCCCGGTATCTCGAGTCTCTGGCGTCGGTCAAGATCCGACAGGCCACCATTGTGGTCGGCTACAAACAGGAAATGATCAGGGCCGCAGTCGGCGCGCATTGCCACGGGGTCGATATCTCCTATCTGGTGAACGAGGAGTTCCACCGGGGCAGTATCTCGTCGTTGTGGATCGCCAGGACGGCGTTGTCCGACGACGTCGTGATCATGGATGCGGATGTCTTGTTTCATCGCGAAATTCTGCATCGGTTGGTAACCTCGCCCCACGAGAATTGCCTGTTGATGGACGATACGGTGAAGCAGACGGGCGAGGAGTGCATGGTCGTGGTGCAGGGCGATCGGGTGGTTGCCTTGAGCAAAAAGATGCCGGAGCGATACGACATTGCAGGCGAGGGGGTCGGGTTCCTCAGGGTCCGACGAGCCGATACGGCGCACGTGATCAGTTCGCTCAAGGGCTATATCGATCAGGATCGCTGGGACATGGAATACGAAGACGGATTGTTGCAGTATTTTCGTGACGTCAAAGTCGGGCATGAGAAAATCGGCGGCTTGCCGTGGACCGAAATCGATTTTCCCGAGGATGTGACGAAGGCGGAGCGGGAGGTTCTACCGCGGCTGTAGCGCGACGTGCCCGCCGCAGGTGACGCGTGAATTGTGGCGCGTCTCTCGTAAGATCTCCGGCACCTCTACGCTATTGCTATGGATCTCCAGTTTTTTTGCGAGATACGAATGACGAGAGACGAACGACGAATCCGATCATGAGTGAAAGTACACTGCAGCATGGTGCGGAACTCCAGGGATTAAGCACGGCCATTTTGTTGCCGGGCGCTGGTCTGTTTGGCGATCGGCCGGGACGTGGCTTGAGCGACGTCGGGCCCTTGACCCCTCTCGGAGGGTTAAGCCTTTTCCAACGTACCGTGCTCACGCTGCAGCGGGGCGGTATGCGCCAATTGATCGTCCTGGCTGGCCCCGATGAAGAGCTGCTCAAGCACGCGCTGGCACGGGGGGCCCGGGTGACGATTCCTGTGCGCTGGATGCCGGTGCGGGAGTTTCCGCTCGACGATCCGCGAACCTGGGAATCGCTGGCCAGCGAAGTGCGGGGCTTTTGTCTGATCGCGGGCGTGCAGGCTGTGTTTTCCAAAGGCTTGATCGAACACCTTCGGCAGTCTGTTCGAGACGGCGAGGCGCTCGTGGTCACGCGGGAATCCGGTCCGGTTGAGCCTGCCATCGGCCGCCGCAATCCGGCGGTGGCGCTTCAGGAGGGGCGGCTGATCTCGTTTCACAATCATCCTGGACAGGGGGGCCACCAGGTCGCCGCCGATTTGGTGGTGTTGCCGGCCAGCATTTTGAGTCCGCCGAACGGAGCCGCTGCATCCCCATCCGGTGCCGCTGAGCCGGGGGGCATCATTCCAGTGCGACGCTGGCTGGAACGGGCGGCGGTGGAGGGGCGTGTGCGGGTGGTCGCGGCCGCGGCCCATGCAGGTCTGTGGTATCGAGACGTGTGGGATCATGCCAGCGCCGGATTGGCGGAACGCACCCTCTTCCGTTCGTTGAAGGGCGATGCGGAGGGGTTCGTCGATCGGTATTTCAACCGGACCTTCTCGCGGCTGCTGACGCGACTGTTCCTGCGGATGAAATGTTCGCCGAACGCGATCACCATGGTGGCGACGGCGGTTGGGATCTTGTCGGCCGTGGGGTTCGGTATCGGGACGTACTCGGCCGGGATCGTGGCCGCGTTGTTGTTTCAACTGGCGGCCGTCATCGATTGTTGCGATGGTGAGGTGGCTCGGCTCACGTTTACCGAATCGCCATTCGGGGCCTGGCTTGATATCGCCATGGACAACGTGGTGCATATCGCCATCTTTGCCGGAATCGCCTGCGGTGCGTATCTCCGGCAGGCCGGTACCGAGGGCGCCTGGGTGCCGTTGGCGCTGGGCGGCGCAGCGGTGTTGGGCAATGTCATGTCCTTCTGGTTGGTCACCAAGGCGCAAAAAATCGGCGCGACCCGTGGCTGGAATACGCCCAAGCAGGCGGCCTGGTCCGACTTCATTCTGAAGAACGTTGCGAGTCGCGATTTTTCGGTGGTGGTCTTTCTCTTTGCGCTGCTGGATAAACTGGACTGGTTTCTGTGGATGGCCGCGCTCGGTTCGACCGTCTTCTGGGTGATGATGGTGTGGGTGATTCGTCCCTCGGCACGGGCCCGTGCTTAAGGCGGCACTTCTTGTTCTCGGCGCACTGACGCTCTCCGTACTGGTCTGGCATATCGGCATCGAGCGGATCTACGAGGCGGTGGCACAACTCGGGCCCGCCGCCATGCTGGTGATTCTCCTTCCCTCCCTGCTCATGTACATTCTGGAAGCCTATGGGTGGCGTGTCACGCTTGGCGCATGGGCGACGCACGTGCCTTTCTGGCGAGTGCTGGCGATTCGTACCGCCGGGGAGGTCGTGAATATGACGACCCCGACGGCCTATGTGGGCGGAGAGCCGCTCAAGGCGTTTCTGCTGAAACGACAGGGCGTACCCATCGTGGAGGGACTGGCCTCGGTGGTGACGGCCAAAACCACGATGACGATCGCCCAGATCCTCTTTATCCTGTCCGGTATCGGGCTCGCGTTTTGGTTGTTGGGCTCGGGAGGATCAGCGGGACAAACCGCCATGGCCGGCCTGGTGTCCGTCGGGCTGCTGGGATTCGGGGTCGGAGCCTTCGTGGTGGTGCAACGTCAGGGCATGTTCGGGTGGATTCTGAAGATGCTCCGGCGCCTCGGGGTGCACATCCAATATCTGGAATCGCGTGAGCAGCAACTGCTCGACTTGGATCGCACCATCGCCGGATTTTATGCGACGCAGCGCACGGCCTTTCTGCTTTCGACCGGGCTTTTTTTGCTGGGGTGGCTCGCGGAAGCACTGGAAGTGTTTGTCATGATCCTCTGTCTGGGACAACCGGTGACGGTCTTGTCGGCATTGGCGATCGGTGCG from Nitrospira sp. encodes:
- a CDS encoding phosphocholine cytidylyltransferase family protein; translated protein: MKAIVLAAGVGKRLWPVTQHKPKCLIEIGGQTLLSRYLESLASVKIRQATIVVGYKQEMIRAAVGAHCHGVDISYLVNEEFHRGSISSLWIARTALSDDVVIMDADVLFHREILHRLVTSPHENCLLMDDTVKQTGEECMVVVQGDRVVALSKKMPERYDIAGEGVGFLRVRRADTAHVISSLKGYIDQDRWDMEYEDGLLQYFRDVKVGHEKIGGLPWTEIDFPEDVTKAEREVLPRL
- a CDS encoding lysylphosphatidylglycerol synthase transmembrane domain-containing protein, yielding MLKAALLVLGALTLSVLVWHIGIERIYEAVAQLGPAAMLVILLPSLLMYILEAYGWRVTLGAWATHVPFWRVLAIRTAGEVVNMTTPTAYVGGEPLKAFLLKRQGVPIVEGLASVVTAKTTMTIAQILFILSGIGLAFWLLGSGGSAGQTAMAGLVSVGLLGFGVGAFVVVQRQGMFGWILKMLRRLGVHIQYLESREQQLLDLDRTIAGFYATQRTAFLLSTGLFLLGWLAEALEVFVMILCLGQPVTVLSALAIGALSVLIKGGTFFIPGSLGAQDAGNLLLLTAFGYGEVTGITFALLRRFREFVWIALGLVCLAIMTKGVDRSLPTE
- a CDS encoding CDP-alcohol phosphatidyltransferase family protein, whose translation is MSESTLQHGAELQGLSTAILLPGAGLFGDRPGRGLSDVGPLTPLGGLSLFQRTVLTLQRGGMRQLIVLAGPDEELLKHALARGARVTIPVRWMPVREFPLDDPRTWESLASEVRGFCLIAGVQAVFSKGLIEHLRQSVRDGEALVVTRESGPVEPAIGRRNPAVALQEGRLISFHNHPGQGGHQVAADLVVLPASILSPPNGAAASPSGAAEPGGIIPVRRWLERAAVEGRVRVVAAAAHAGLWYRDVWDHASAGLAERTLFRSLKGDAEGFVDRYFNRTFSRLLTRLFLRMKCSPNAITMVATAVGILSAVGFGIGTYSAGIVAALLFQLAAVIDCCDGEVARLTFTESPFGAWLDIAMDNVVHIAIFAGIACGAYLRQAGTEGAWVPLALGGAAVLGNVMSFWLVTKAQKIGATRGWNTPKQAAWSDFILKNVASRDFSVVVFLFALLDKLDWFLWMAALGSTVFWVMMVWVIRPSARARA